A single Deltaproteobacteria bacterium DNA region contains:
- a CDS encoding Spy/CpxP family protein refolding chaperone, which yields MKKLTMTLVAVFAVTTLAAYAYAFGPGWGRGHGGGQCYSGGYYGGDITAVPGINLTAEQTAKINALRDANLRDIKPLQDKLFSKRGDLRLLWLQTNPDQNKILATQKEVRALRDQMQDKMISNRLEVLKILTPEQQEKLKSYGPGRGFGPGMRGGAGMHGGGPGTGMMRGNW from the coding sequence ATGAAAAAATTGACAATGACATTGGTCGCAGTATTTGCTGTGACAACTTTAGCGGCCTACGCGTATGCCTTTGGACCAGGCTGGGGCAGGGGTCATGGCGGTGGGCAATGCTATAGCGGCGGCTATTATGGGGGTGACATAACGGCAGTCCCCGGAATCAACCTGACGGCTGAACAGACCGCAAAGATCAACGCCCTTCGTGATGCCAATTTGAGGGATATTAAACCCCTTCAAGATAAGCTGTTCAGCAAGCGTGGTGACTTAAGACTGCTCTGGTTACAGACGAATCCGGATCAGAATAAGATTTTGGCAACACAGAAAGAGGTTAGAGCGCTGCGGGATCAGATGCAGGATAAAATGATCAGCAATCGCCTTGAAGTACTCAAGATCTTGACGCCGGAACAACAGGAAAAATTGAAGTCCTATGGACCGGGGCGTGGTTTTGGTCCCGGCATGAGAGGCGGTGCAGGAATGCACGGTGGCGGCCCGGGAACGGGCATGATGAGAGGCAACTGGTAA